From a region of the Oryza sativa Japonica Group chromosome 6, ASM3414082v1 genome:
- the LOC4341805 gene encoding probable potassium transporter 13 isoform X1 yields MGLLNNMRANHGSLSAYNKEEPCKESRNSMLIKAFFEKHYSLRVVLLLFVLMGTSMVIGDGVLTPTMSVLAAVSGLRIKFPELHENYTVLLACVILIGLFALQHYGTRRVGFLFAPILISWLTCIGGIGIYNIIKWNPSVIRALSPYYIYNFFRKAGKDGWSSLGGIVLCLTGAEAMFADLGHFSKLSLRLGFTIVVYPCLVLAYMGEAAYLSKHREDLQSSFYKALPDRVFWPVLFIATLATAVGSQAIISATFSIISQCRALGCFPRIKVVHTSSHVHGQIYIPEVNWVLMSLCLAVTIGFRDTEMIGNAYGLAVILVMCATTCLMFLVITTVWNRWVVWAAAFTVVFGSVELLYLSACLAKVPHGGWLPLLLSLTTLLVMSTWHYGTAMKQQHEVQNKVCLDHFLGLSSGIGLVRVPGVGFVYSSTTNGVPPMFAHFVTNFPAFHRVLIFVSLQTLAVPKVSPEERFLVGRIGSPANRLFRCIVRYGYKEGRWDHFNFENQLLMKVVEFLRHQDGSGGGGGDRMSAAASGEDEAMSVIPATSSSGGSNQHAFDAGTTTSSCEIDATAGGGGRRKVRFDNDGGGGGEEEEEAAEVKELMEEKEAGVSYMIGHTCVFAHESSSAVKKFAVNVVYGFLRRNSRRPAVVLGIPHTSLIEVGMAYRV; encoded by the exons ATGGGACTTCTGAACAACATGCGTGCAAACCATGGTTCTCTGTCGGCAtacaacaaggaggaaccttgTAAGGAGTCGAGGAACAGCATGCTCATCAAGGCCTTCTTCGAGAAGCATTACTCGCTTCGTGTTGTGCTGCTGCTGTTCGTTCTGATGGGTACTAGCATGGTAATTGGGGATGGTGTCTTGACCCCAACAATGTCAG TGTTGGCGGCAGTTTCTGGGCTCAGAATTAAGTTTCCAGAACTACATGAAA ATTACACTGTGCTCCTTGCTTGTGTCATTTTAATTGGGCTTTTTGCATTGCAACACTATGGAACACGCCGTGTCGGATTCCTATTCGCACCAATCTTGATTTCCTGGCTCACTTGCATTGGTGGGATTGGCATATATAACATCATAAAGTGGAACCCTAGTGTCATCCGTGCTCTGTCCCCGTATTACATATACAACTTCTTCAGGAAGGCTGGCAAGGATGGCTGGAGCTCACTAGGAGGGATTGTTCTTTGCCTTACAG GTGCTGAAGCCATGTTTGCTGATCTGGGGCATTTCTCAAAGCTTTCACTGAGG CTTGGATTCACAATTGTTGTATATCCTTGCTTAGTTCTGGCTTACATGGGTGAGGCTGCATACCTGTCCAAACATAGGGAGGATCTCCAAAGTAGCTTTTACAAAGCTCTTCCAG ACCGTGTGTTTTGGCCAGTGTTGTTCATTGCAACGTTAGCCACAGCTGTTGGGAGCCAAGCGATCATCTCAGCTACATTTTCCATCATAAGCCAGTGTAGGGCTCTTGGTTGTTTCCCGCGAATAAAGGTGGTGCACACATCAAGCCATGTCCATGGTCAGATCTACATCCCAGAGGTGAACTGGGTGCTCATGTCCCTCTGCTTGGCCGTCACGATTGGATTCCGAGACACCGAGATGATTGGCAACGCCTATG GACTTGCAGTGATCTTGGTGATGTGCGCAACGACATGCCTGATGTTCCTGGTGATCACCACCGTGTGGAACCGGTGGGTGGTGTGGGCGGCGGCCTTCACCGTCGTCTTCGGCTCCGTCGAGCTCCTCTACCTATCGGCGTGCCTCGCCAAGGTCCCCCATGGCGGCTggctcccgctcctcctctccctcaccACGCTGCTGGTGATGTCCACGTGGCACTACGGCACCGCCATGAAGCAGCAGCACGAGGTCCAGAACAAGGTCTGCCTGGACCACTTCCTCGGCCTCAGCTCCGGCATCGGCCTCGTCCGCGTCCCCGGCGTCGGCTTCGTCTACTCCAGCACCACCAATGGCGTCCCCCCCATGTTCGCCCACTTCGTCACCAACTTCCCGGCCTTCCACCGGGTCCTCATCTTCGTCTCGCTGCAGACGCTCGCCGTGCCCAAGGTCTCGCCGGAGGAGAGGTTCTTGGTCGGCAGGATCGGCTCGCCGGCGAACCGCCTGTTCCGGTGCATCGTCCGGTATGGGTACAAGGAGGGCAGGTGGGACCACTTCAACTTCGAGAACCAACTGCTGATGAAGGTCGTCGAGTTCCTCCGCCACCaggacggcagcggcggaggcggcggcgatcggatgtccgccgccgcctccggcgaggACGAGGCCATGTCGGTCATCCCCGCCACGTCGTCCTCCGGCGGAAGCAATCAGCACGCCTTTGACGccgggacgacgacgagctcgtgCGAGATCGACGCcaccgcaggcggcggcggcaggaggaagGTACGGTtcgacaacgacggcggcggcggcggcgaggaggaggaggaggcggcggaggtgaaGGAGCTgatggaggagaaggaggccggcgtGTCGTACATGATCGGGCACACGTGCGTGTTCGCGCACGAGTCATCGTCGGCGGTGAAGAAGTTCGCCGTCAACGTGGTGTACGGCTTCCTCCGGCGAAactcgcggcggccggcggtggtgcTCGGCATCCCGCATACCTCCCTCATCGAGGTCGGCATGGCGTACAGGGTATAG
- the LOC107277198 gene encoding uncharacterized protein isoform X1, whose translation MNERCVPPGAPSPLQMGLLEVEDLLFAPRVDGGGGDDEGMAAPDYAIPPLSPTASSVVHRCARIAGVEVEQLLRRFEPEKGDQPLVYARSVVEYCSYIALCVETKRHDYLSDSEFHSLTYDMIIAWEAPDDETDATL comes from the exons ATGAACGAACGATGCGTCCCTCCTGGTGCTCCGTCGCCACTCCAGATGGGTCTCCTTGAGGTTGAGGACCTCCTCTTCGCCCcgcgcgtcgacggcggcggcggcgacgatgagggCATGGCGGCGCCCGACTACGccatccctcccctctcccccaccgcctcctccgtcgtccACCGATGCGCCCG GATCGCCGGCGTGGAGGTGGAGCAGCTGCTCCGGCGGTTTGAGCCGGAGAAGGGGGACCAGCCGCTGGTGTACGCCAGGAGCGTCGTGGAGTACTGCTCCTACATTGCCCTGTGCGTCGAGACCAAGCGCCATGACTACCTCAGCGACAGCGAGTTCCACTCGCTCACCTACGACATGATAATCGCCTGGGAAGCGCCCGACGACGAGACGGACGCCACGTTGTAG
- the LOC4341805 gene encoding probable potassium transporter 13, with product MWQPEGEEQGTKPTMEWKQNTPNNLAPSLSLSLSLPPSFCEKPPPTFSRLLNCFSPSSPTQLWWLQQERERGSEGSKNSVAFQLPWERGQESRRKNSSGGGGGGGRRRGGEMDVEGGGGGGGGAPPRGRNSWGWQKGTLLLAYQSFGVVYGDLCISPVYVYKNTFSGKLRLHEEDEEILGVLSLVFWSLTLIPLLKYIILVLGADDNGEGGTFALYSLLCRNSKMGLLNNMRANHGSLSAYNKEEPCKESRNSMLIKAFFEKHYSLRVVLLLFVLMGTSMVIGDGVLTPTMSVLAAVSGLRIKFPELHENYTVLLACVILIGLFALQHYGTRRVGFLFAPILISWLTCIGGIGIYNIIKWNPSVIRALSPYYIYNFFRKAGKDGWSSLGGIVLCLTGAEAMFADLGHFSKLSLRLGFTIVVYPCLVLAYMGEAAYLSKHREDLQSSFYKALPDRVFWPVLFIATLATAVGSQAIISATFSIISQCRALGCFPRIKVVHTSSHVHGQIYIPEVNWVLMSLCLAVTIGFRDTEMIGNAYGLAVILVMCATTCLMFLVITTVWNRWVVWAAAFTVVFGSVELLYLSACLAKVPHGGWLPLLLSLTTLLVMSTWHYGTAMKQQHEVQNKVCLDHFLGLSSGIGLVRVPGVGFVYSSTTNGVPPMFAHFVTNFPAFHRVLIFVSLQTLAVPKVSPEERFLVGRIGSPANRLFRCIVRYGYKEGRWDHFNFENQLLMKVVEFLRHQDGSGGGGGDRMSAAASGEDEAMSVIPATSSSGGSNQHAFDAGTTTSSCEIDATAGGGGRRKVRFDNDGGGGGEEEEEAAEVKELMEEKEAGVSYMIGHTCVFAHESSSAVKKFAVNVVYGFLRRNSRRPAVVLGIPHTSLIEVGMAYRV from the exons ATGTGGCAGCCAGAGGGAGAGGAACAAGGCACCAAACCAACCATGGAATGGAAGCAAAACACTCCTAACAATTTGGCgccctctctgtctctctctctctctctccccccttcttTTTGTGAGAAGCCTCCTCCCACGTTTTCCCGTCTCCTTAACTgcttctctccttcctctcctacACAACTGTGGTGGTTGCagcaagaaagagagagagggtctGAAGGCAGCAAGAATTCAGTAGCATTCCAGCTGCCGTGGGAGAGAGGGCAAGAGAGCAGGAGAAAGAattccagcggcggcggcggcggcggcggtcgtcgGAGAGGTGGAGAGATGGATgtggagggtggtggtggtggtggtggtggcgcgccGCCCAGGGGGAGGAATTCTTGG GGATGGCAGAAAGGAACACTTCTACTGGCATATCAGAGCTTCGGAGTTGTGTATGGCGATCTCTGCATCTCACCCGTGTACGTGTACAAGAACACCTTCTCCGGAAAATTGCGTCTTCATGAGGAGGATGAAGAGATCCTTGGGGTATTATCTCTGGTCTTCTGGAGCCTTACTCTTATACCTCTCCTCAAGTACATCATCCTTGTTCTAGGAGCAGATGACAATGGAGAAG GTGGCACATTTGCTCTGTACTCATTGCTGTGCAGGAATTCCAAGATGGGACTTCTGAACAACATGCGTGCAAACCATGGTTCTCTGTCGGCAtacaacaaggaggaaccttgTAAGGAGTCGAGGAACAGCATGCTCATCAAGGCCTTCTTCGAGAAGCATTACTCGCTTCGTGTTGTGCTGCTGCTGTTCGTTCTGATGGGTACTAGCATGGTAATTGGGGATGGTGTCTTGACCCCAACAATGTCAG TGTTGGCGGCAGTTTCTGGGCTCAGAATTAAGTTTCCAGAACTACATGAAA ATTACACTGTGCTCCTTGCTTGTGTCATTTTAATTGGGCTTTTTGCATTGCAACACTATGGAACACGCCGTGTCGGATTCCTATTCGCACCAATCTTGATTTCCTGGCTCACTTGCATTGGTGGGATTGGCATATATAACATCATAAAGTGGAACCCTAGTGTCATCCGTGCTCTGTCCCCGTATTACATATACAACTTCTTCAGGAAGGCTGGCAAGGATGGCTGGAGCTCACTAGGAGGGATTGTTCTTTGCCTTACAG GTGCTGAAGCCATGTTTGCTGATCTGGGGCATTTCTCAAAGCTTTCACTGAGG CTTGGATTCACAATTGTTGTATATCCTTGCTTAGTTCTGGCTTACATGGGTGAGGCTGCATACCTGTCCAAACATAGGGAGGATCTCCAAAGTAGCTTTTACAAAGCTCTTCCAG ACCGTGTGTTTTGGCCAGTGTTGTTCATTGCAACGTTAGCCACAGCTGTTGGGAGCCAAGCGATCATCTCAGCTACATTTTCCATCATAAGCCAGTGTAGGGCTCTTGGTTGTTTCCCGCGAATAAAGGTGGTGCACACATCAAGCCATGTCCATGGTCAGATCTACATCCCAGAGGTGAACTGGGTGCTCATGTCCCTCTGCTTGGCCGTCACGATTGGATTCCGAGACACCGAGATGATTGGCAACGCCTATG GACTTGCAGTGATCTTGGTGATGTGCGCAACGACATGCCTGATGTTCCTGGTGATCACCACCGTGTGGAACCGGTGGGTGGTGTGGGCGGCGGCCTTCACCGTCGTCTTCGGCTCCGTCGAGCTCCTCTACCTATCGGCGTGCCTCGCCAAGGTCCCCCATGGCGGCTggctcccgctcctcctctccctcaccACGCTGCTGGTGATGTCCACGTGGCACTACGGCACCGCCATGAAGCAGCAGCACGAGGTCCAGAACAAGGTCTGCCTGGACCACTTCCTCGGCCTCAGCTCCGGCATCGGCCTCGTCCGCGTCCCCGGCGTCGGCTTCGTCTACTCCAGCACCACCAATGGCGTCCCCCCCATGTTCGCCCACTTCGTCACCAACTTCCCGGCCTTCCACCGGGTCCTCATCTTCGTCTCGCTGCAGACGCTCGCCGTGCCCAAGGTCTCGCCGGAGGAGAGGTTCTTGGTCGGCAGGATCGGCTCGCCGGCGAACCGCCTGTTCCGGTGCATCGTCCGGTATGGGTACAAGGAGGGCAGGTGGGACCACTTCAACTTCGAGAACCAACTGCTGATGAAGGTCGTCGAGTTCCTCCGCCACCaggacggcagcggcggaggcggcggcgatcggatgtccgccgccgcctccggcgaggACGAGGCCATGTCGGTCATCCCCGCCACGTCGTCCTCCGGCGGAAGCAATCAGCACGCCTTTGACGccgggacgacgacgagctcgtgCGAGATCGACGCcaccgcaggcggcggcggcaggaggaagGTACGGTtcgacaacgacggcggcggcggcggcgaggaggaggaggaggcggcggaggtgaaGGAGCTgatggaggagaaggaggccggcgtGTCGTACATGATCGGGCACACGTGCGTGTTCGCGCACGAGTCATCGTCGGCGGTGAAGAAGTTCGCCGTCAACGTGGTGTACGGCTTCCTCCGGCGAAactcgcggcggccggcggtggtgcTCGGCATCCCGCATACCTCCCTCATCGAGGTCGGCATGGCGTACAGGGTATAG
- the LOC107277198 gene encoding uncharacterized protein isoform X2 encodes MNERCVPPGAPSPLQMGLLEVEDLLFAPRVDGGGGDDEGMAAPDYAIPPLSPTASSVVHRCARIAGVEVEQLLRRFEPEKGDQPLVYARSVVEYCSYIALCVETKRHDYLSDSEFHSLTYDMIIAWEAPDDETDATL; translated from the exons ATGAACGAACGATGCGTCCCTCCTGGTGCTCCGTCGCCACTCCAGATGGGTCTCCTTGAGGTTGAGGACCTCCTCTTCGCCCcgcgcgtcgacggcggcggcggcgacgatgagggCATGGCGGCGCCCGACTACGccatccctcccctctcccccaccgcctcctccgtcgtccACCGATGCGCCCG GATCGCCGGCGTGGAGGTGGAGCAGCTGCTCCGGCGGTTTGAGCCGGAGAAGGGGGACCAGCCGCTGGTGTACGCCAGGAGCGTCGTGGAGTACTGCTCCTACATTGCCCTGTGCGTCGAGACCAAGCGCCATGACTACCTCAGCGACAGCGAGTTCCACTCGCTCACCTACGACATGATAATCGCCTGGGAAGCGCCCGACGACGAGACGGACGCCACGTT GTGA